One stretch of Passer domesticus isolate bPasDom1 chromosome 2, bPasDom1.hap1, whole genome shotgun sequence DNA includes these proteins:
- the CEP57 gene encoding centrosomal protein of 57 kDa isoform X2, translating to MADMAAARGGYPHTDDLHNTQNSTTATDGLSSASFIEYPRHKPFINSDLQRSPWKPIVPYPESHSRAIFSALKNLQEKIHQLELERFEAEENVKQLSSETANFKKILSEQMQHKERDKTEVAKKNQELTSQLAAAESRCKLLEKQLDYMRRMIQHAENEKSHLLEKQGTLERDRLLDQSQVQSKLEKLDILEKEYSRLTTMQSTAEKKMKELEQKLHEEEHARKLVQEKAAELQTGLETNRLLIKAASPLLSPKVRQPRKKTKQPEKKCSVRHPTVQPHYRLCLGDVPFVAGKSTSPSHSVTANVQHVLHLMKHHTKALCNRRVVNDTPAKPTSTGHPACKNRRPSLAMDSSSSQEELSEVLLTLQDEFGQMSFDHQQLSKLILEAPNATVREELESELDALVGRMEAKADQISKVRKHRLQLERLKRECKSRKTSAKQIKDSRFPVSEVKVTTTITAKGKNAGPIKVKPGEKSRKNLQLLRDMQTIQTSLQKDDVSWDY from the exons gatGATCTGCACAACACTCAGAACTCCACAACAGCCACAGATGGACTCTCTTCAGCTTCATTTATAGAATATCCAAGGCACAAGCCATTTATTAATTCAGATTTGCAGCGTTCCCCGTGGAAACCAATAGTTCCATATCCTGAAAGCCACAGCAGAG CAAtattttctgctctgaagaATCTCCAGGAGAAAATTCATCAACTGGAGTTGGAACGGTTTGAGGCAGAGGAGAATGTAAAACAGCTCAGCAGTGAAACagcaaactttaaaaaaatactgagtGAACAAATGCAACACAAGGAACGGGACAAGACTGAAGTGGCAAAGAAAAATCAAG AACTGActtctcagctggcagctgctgagtcTCGATGCAAACTTCTAGAGAAACAGCTGGACTATATGAGAAGAATGATCCAGCATGCAGAAAATGAGAAGTCACATCTCTTGGAGAAACAG GGCACCTTGGAGAGAGATCGGCTTCTTGACCAATCTCAGGTTCAGTCTAAGTTGGAAAAGCTGGATATACTGGAAAAAGAGTACAGCAGACTAACTACGATGCAGTCCACAGCAGAG aaaaaaatgaaagagctggaacagaagCTTCATGAGGAAGAACACGCAAGGAAGCTTGTTCAGGAAAAAGCAGCTGAG CTCCAGACAGGCCTGGAAACCAACAGACTACTGATTAAAGCAGCATCACCACTGCTTTCTCCAAAAGTAAGACAACCCAGGAAAAAAACTAAGCAACCAGAAAAG aaatgcTCTGTCAGACATCCCACAGTGCAGCCCCATTACAGGTTGTGTCTGGGTGATGTACCCTTCGTGGCTGGGAAG tcTACCAGTCCCAGTCATTCGGTTACTGCCAACGTGCAACACGTGCTACACCTGATGAAACATCACACGAAAGCTTTGTGTAACAGACGTGTGGTGAACGATACTCCAGCAAAACCCACCAGTACTGGTCATCCTGCCTGCAAAAACAGAAGGCCATCCCTGGCCATGGACTCGTCCTCCTCTCAGGAAGAGCTCTCAGAAGTGTTGCTGACTTTACAAGATGAATTTGGACAGATGAGTTT TGATCACCAGCAGCTGTCAAAGCTCATCCTGGAGGCCCCAAATGCTACAGTGAGGGAAGAGCTGGAGAGTGAACTTGATGCACTGGTGGGAAGGATGGAAGCAAAGGCAGACCAAATCAGCAAAGTTCGGAAGCATCGTTTGCAG CTAGAGAGACTTAAGAGAGAATGCAAGTCCAGAAAGACTTCTGCTAAACAAATAAAAGACAGCAGGTTCCCAGTCAGTGAGGTTAAAGTAACAACTACAATAACCGCAAAAGGAAAGAATGCAGGTCCCATCAAAGTgaagcctggagaaaagagTCGGAAAAATCTTCAGTTGCTGAGAGACATGCAGACCATACAGACTTCTCTACAGAAAGATGATGTCAGCTGGGACTACTGA
- the CEP57 gene encoding centrosomal protein of 57 kDa isoform X1 encodes MADMAAARGGYPHTMRTCNSTHSNLIPVLKTFCDDLHNTQNSTTATDGLSSASFIEYPRHKPFINSDLQRSPWKPIVPYPESHSRAIFSALKNLQEKIHQLELERFEAEENVKQLSSETANFKKILSEQMQHKERDKTEVAKKNQELTSQLAAAESRCKLLEKQLDYMRRMIQHAENEKSHLLEKQGTLERDRLLDQSQVQSKLEKLDILEKEYSRLTTMQSTAEKKMKELEQKLHEEEHARKLVQEKAAELQTGLETNRLLIKAASPLLSPKVRQPRKKTKQPEKKCSVRHPTVQPHYRLCLGDVPFVAGKSTSPSHSVTANVQHVLHLMKHHTKALCNRRVVNDTPAKPTSTGHPACKNRRPSLAMDSSSSQEELSEVLLTLQDEFGQMSFDHQQLSKLILEAPNATVREELESELDALVGRMEAKADQISKVRKHRLQLERLKRECKSRKTSAKQIKDSRFPVSEVKVTTTITAKGKNAGPIKVKPGEKSRKNLQLLRDMQTIQTSLQKDDVSWDY; translated from the exons atGAGAACTTGCAATAGCACCCATTCTAATTTAATtcctgttttaaaaactttctgT gatGATCTGCACAACACTCAGAACTCCACAACAGCCACAGATGGACTCTCTTCAGCTTCATTTATAGAATATCCAAGGCACAAGCCATTTATTAATTCAGATTTGCAGCGTTCCCCGTGGAAACCAATAGTTCCATATCCTGAAAGCCACAGCAGAG CAAtattttctgctctgaagaATCTCCAGGAGAAAATTCATCAACTGGAGTTGGAACGGTTTGAGGCAGAGGAGAATGTAAAACAGCTCAGCAGTGAAACagcaaactttaaaaaaatactgagtGAACAAATGCAACACAAGGAACGGGACAAGACTGAAGTGGCAAAGAAAAATCAAG AACTGActtctcagctggcagctgctgagtcTCGATGCAAACTTCTAGAGAAACAGCTGGACTATATGAGAAGAATGATCCAGCATGCAGAAAATGAGAAGTCACATCTCTTGGAGAAACAG GGCACCTTGGAGAGAGATCGGCTTCTTGACCAATCTCAGGTTCAGTCTAAGTTGGAAAAGCTGGATATACTGGAAAAAGAGTACAGCAGACTAACTACGATGCAGTCCACAGCAGAG aaaaaaatgaaagagctggaacagaagCTTCATGAGGAAGAACACGCAAGGAAGCTTGTTCAGGAAAAAGCAGCTGAG CTCCAGACAGGCCTGGAAACCAACAGACTACTGATTAAAGCAGCATCACCACTGCTTTCTCCAAAAGTAAGACAACCCAGGAAAAAAACTAAGCAACCAGAAAAG aaatgcTCTGTCAGACATCCCACAGTGCAGCCCCATTACAGGTTGTGTCTGGGTGATGTACCCTTCGTGGCTGGGAAG tcTACCAGTCCCAGTCATTCGGTTACTGCCAACGTGCAACACGTGCTACACCTGATGAAACATCACACGAAAGCTTTGTGTAACAGACGTGTGGTGAACGATACTCCAGCAAAACCCACCAGTACTGGTCATCCTGCCTGCAAAAACAGAAGGCCATCCCTGGCCATGGACTCGTCCTCCTCTCAGGAAGAGCTCTCAGAAGTGTTGCTGACTTTACAAGATGAATTTGGACAGATGAGTTT TGATCACCAGCAGCTGTCAAAGCTCATCCTGGAGGCCCCAAATGCTACAGTGAGGGAAGAGCTGGAGAGTGAACTTGATGCACTGGTGGGAAGGATGGAAGCAAAGGCAGACCAAATCAGCAAAGTTCGGAAGCATCGTTTGCAG CTAGAGAGACTTAAGAGAGAATGCAAGTCCAGAAAGACTTCTGCTAAACAAATAAAAGACAGCAGGTTCCCAGTCAGTGAGGTTAAAGTAACAACTACAATAACCGCAAAAGGAAAGAATGCAGGTCCCATCAAAGTgaagcctggagaaaagagTCGGAAAAATCTTCAGTTGCTGAGAGACATGCAGACCATACAGACTTCTCTACAGAAAGATGATGTCAGCTGGGACTACTGA